In the genome of Deltaproteobacteria bacterium, the window GAGAAAACCGGACGCGAAGAAGAACGCGGGCACCGCAAAGCGCGACACGGAGCCCAGCCTGTCGGACCATGCCAACCTGCGGCCGCCACAAGGTCAGAAAAGCGTGGATCCAGATGACGGTCAGGATGGCGGCCGTCTTCAGGACATCGATCGATACAAAACGTCCTTCACCGTAGTTGCCCCGGTATCGTTCGGCGCCAGCAGGCGCAGACAGGCCGCCGAGCTGCGTGCGCGCCACGCCATCACTCCACGTATCCCAAGGCCCGCAGCCGCTCCGCGCTCGCCTCGTCTAGCGGTGCCGCAGGCGCGTTGTGCACGGCGCGCGTGTAGCCGGCGAGCTTCTCGCGCAGCATCGTCACCACTTCGGGATTGGCGGCACTCACATCTCGCATCTCCGTGGGGTCGCGCCGCAGATCGTACAGCTCGCGCCGGCGCTTGCGCTCGACCAGGGCGGACGGCAGCGGCGCCTGGGCGGGGTCATCCACCAACGGCACTGGCTCACTTTCTACGTACTTCCAGTCAGTGGAGCGTACCCCCCGGCGCACAAAACCAAAGGAGTACTCCCTGCCATCGAGCAGCATTCGCTCGCGAAAAATGCTGGTGGCGGACAAATGCGTTTCCGCGTAGGTCTCTCCCTGCTTCATGCCGCGCAGGCGCGCTAGCCACGGGTGGCGCACGGCCAGCGCGACGCTGTGCCCGTCGACGTCCGCTGGACTCGGCAGGTCGAGCAAATCCATCACCGTCGGAAAGAGGTCGATGTTGCGCGCAAAGCTGCCCACATGGGTTCCACGAGCCCCGCTGCTGGGATCGGCGATGATCAGTGGGATATGAAGCGTAGCATCGTAGAGGTCTCGGCCGTGCCCAACGTAGCGGTGCTCAAACAACTCCTGGCCGTGGTCTGCGTGTAGGATCACCAGCGTACGCGAGGCGAGGCCATTGTCGTCGAGCCCTCGCAGCAACGCGCCAACCTGAGCGTCAACAATCGATACGTCGCGATCGTACTCGGCGAGGTTGCGCTCCAAGTGCTGCTTGAACGAGAGGTGGACGT includes:
- a CDS encoding sulfatase — translated: MAAVLALAALAACGRPARNVLLITVDTLRADRLSCYGYAHNQTPSIDALAARGVAFDRAFCDVTWTTPSMASVFTGRYVVHHGLRMSSQRLEETQTLAKTLRGWGYTTAAVIGSFPVDSSFGLSQGFDLYDEAFNTSVVKDEDPARLSGELPPEANEIAQRNWLMLRRMARAYRPDDQVAARAIRWLTAERREPFFLWVHFFGPHEKMYVHLSFKQHLERNLAEYDRDVSIVDAQVGALLRGLDDNGLASRTLVILHADHGQELFEHRYVGHGRDLYDATLHIPLIIADPSSGARGTHVGSFARNIDLFPTVMDLLDLPSPADVDGHSVALAVRHPWLARLRGMKQGETYAETHLSATSIFRERMLLDGREYSFGFVRRGVRSTDWKYVESEPVPLVDDPAQAPLPSALVERKRRRELYDLRRDPTEMRDVSAANPEVVTMLREKLAGYTRAVHNAPAAPLDEASAERLRALGYVE